Part of the Penicillium digitatum chromosome 4, complete sequence genome is shown below.
CCCACGCCCGAGGCCAGCTGTGCGACAATCGCATTTTTTTTCTGCGTTTGCGACACCCGCCGTCCCTTCAGCGATCTCGTAAGACTGATCGATGTCACAACGTGAACTTTGAAGGAATTCTCCAGCCATCGGGATCCATGCAGAACATAGTCTGCGGGCTGATCATGCAAGAAAAGCCGCGTACGTTCTAGTATCAACTTCTCCAGCTTGTGTGCAGGCGTTTGATCAGAGGCGATGTTGCCAATTCGCGCCTGTTCTTCAACAATTTCACTTAATGGTATAGCCCCAAGAGCCGCGTAGAAATCCTCCAATGCCTCTTCTTGCGGGGCGGCAAGTATGTGTTCTTTGAAGAGATTGAAACTTTGGAAATCGTCTACCACGACAATGTCTTTGGCAGAGGCAAGACTCCATTCTTTGATGTCCATGTCGTCCTCCTCGTCATGGAATTCCTTCAAATTCGACTTTTCTTTACCACCATGCGCTGACACCGTGGGTGGGATATCTCGACTGGCAAGAAGGAATTTTGCTCTCCGCATCTCAGCGTAAAGATCTTTATCTTTTTTCAGAACCGGGAGCACCTCCGCGAGGGTTCTGAGAAGCATGAGGTACTTCTCAGAGCTTTGGAACGCAGCAGATATGCGTGCGGGCTCTTTCACCAGCATGCGTGCAATCTCAATCTTGGTTGGTTCTCGTTTTGAGCCTATAGCCATGAGGAAGAGATTTGCTTCCTGTCCGAAATTGACAAAGTCGAATATATCTTTGTAGTCCTCTCCGTCTCCAAGATAGCACAGCCTAGGGGCCACAAGCCGGTATTTGGCTCCCTTCTCCGATTGATCGCGGATGGGGATTGGGATGATAGGAACTTGGCTAATGTGGTTTATGTCTTGCTGTCTTAGATCAGCCACCCTGCCTGCCAGGTATTTAAACACGATTCGTGCGTCCCTCTGGGTGGTTGGAGGCTGCTTCGCGAGAACTTGAAGACAGTCCGTCATGGGAGGATGAGCCTTAACACCCAGTCTAGGGGCATGGGAGTGGAGATTGCTTCTGAGAAGTTTGAAACCGAATAAGGCAGCACCTTCATCAGTAAAGCACTTCTTCGGAACACTCAAGCTATCAGATCCTTCAATGGGAAGGAATGGTACGGTCACCGCGCTGATCTCAAACGCAGCGTACTCATTCGTGTAATACTCGCCAAGGAAATATGACAAAGCTTTACTTGCCCGACTATCTTTCGCAGTGCTCCCGGCTGACATGAGCATAACGAGTTCAATAGCTGGTGGGTAACTCCTGAGCCCCATCATTGTGAGAAATTTACCCTCTTTGCTGTTGCGGTTATAAATGCCCGGCCATTCGATAATCGGCAAGCCGAGAGCTCGGAGTGCATCTTTCGGCTCATAAAGCTCGGAAATCGTGTGACATGTGCCTTCGGTGCCACTCCCATTTTCGGCCGTGCAGATGCTCGTCCCCTTTAGTCTCTGGATGTCGCTTGCAGGAATGTCCTCTCGTACGGAGGCGAGGTATCGGATGAGATCAACGTGACTCCATTTTTTAGATACAGGACCTTTAACATCACTAGAGACTAGGGTGTTGACTGGGGTGTTGATCAGACGATCGAAGATCACACCAAGCTCCACGGTTTTGCGAACTCCAAGTTGGAGCAAGAGTTTCTCCTTAACACCATTCAGGCCGTGAACCACAGGCAGGTCATCAAAGAGACGCACAGAAGCAAAATATGTCTGCCCTGGTTGCTTCATTCCAAGTTTCGTGGGAATCACAGTCTGGGGTTGAAGTTTTGCGACAACACTTTGCTTTGAAGTTTGACTCAGAGTTTCCCATTGCTTTGACAACACAGGCAATACCTGTCCCGAAAAGGTTGCCGACTGCGTGATATCTTGATCTATCGAGAAAATGTTGCGATCTCCGCAATTTTTGACGATCCAGTTAAGCCAGGGAACGATTTGCAGCTCGACCCAGCCAAGTGCCTCCAATTCAGACTTTTCCAAAGACTTGGTGAACCTGAAAGGTATCACGCTAGGTGGTACCGGCAGTTCCACCGGAATGCGCTGAGGATTCAAAAAGCAGTTAATTTCCGCAAAGATAATCAAGCGAGTTGGAACCCCTTCTTTGTCCTCGTCATTAGCCACTGCTACGCGCAGTAGACTCTGAGCCGAAGACCTATCAAGCTGGCCAGCAACTGTTTTACGACCAAGCCATGAAATAAATTCAAGGACTTGGTTGGATCGTAAAGTATTAGACTCTAATTCACGCTTGATATCTGATACGGTTACTTCCGTAACCAACCCAAAATCTGTCAGCCGTTTGACAAAATCTTTAGCACCCTGGACAAACTCTTCGGGCAATGCAGGAATTGTATCCATGAAGCTGAGATCTTTGGGTGCAATGCGCGTTTGATGACTGGGAATGACACCGCAGGTAGAAAGAACCTCAATAGATGCATTTTTGTTGCACATCCAGAATGCATCCTCAATTGTCTGCCCCAAAACAGAAGATGGGGTAGATTCACGGAATGCAAATTGATTTGCAGTGTGAATGGCCTCTGGTAGTACACCCACAATGTCCTCTTTCCGAACCTTAGATGAGCGCAATGGTCCAACTCTGGATGCGAGTTTCGATTTTATGGCAGCCATCTCTGCAGACCAAGCGATTCGACAAACAATGC
Proteins encoded:
- a CDS encoding ATPase-like, ATP-binding domain, with protein sequence MALNVDFNALKARTMGSGADEEAVTVDTRGLISKVLARYSGKWTVLREMIQNAADASATKVTIKFETLPSTTVPSPSSNDPTAHLKHTIVNHTLRRLLISNNGAVFSEKDWGRLKRIADGNPDETKIGAFGVGFYSVFDDCEEPFVSSGSQAMAFYWKGNALFTRRLDLGEAASQDTTFVLDYRNDSSPIPSLLQLSQFLSSSLTFVSLQEIELWLDDWNLLRLSKKTAPSVDVPIPRDIDTKTTEGLMKIVNVTREIAQVDASWMRIVEWNPNASLFRLDNIRDTTSSLRSFFSKFTQGTPEKQSNAQNPEPERQEDSSNMNTMLSASVFLHINTALLQPSISRDLSKELERATRKPPPKKATLAILTPSYDVNMLTGASSSQSEVLSSILPSKGGRVFIGFPTQQTTGLNAHVSAPSVIPTVERESIDLNTRYISKWNLEMLRAVGIVCRIAWSAEMAAIKSKLASRVGPLRSSKVRKEDIVGVLPEAIHTANQFAFRESTPSSVLGQTIEDAFWMCNKNASIEVLSTCGVIPSHQTRIAPKDLSFMDTIPALPEEFVQGAKDFVKRLTDFGLVTEVTVSDIKRELESNTLRSNQVLEFISWLGRKTVAGQLDRSSAQSLLRVAVANDEDKEGVPTRLIIFAEINCFLNPQRIPVELPVPPSVIPFRFTKSLEKSELEALGWVELQIVPWLNWIVKNCGDRNIFSIDQDITQSATFSGQVLPVLSKQWETLSQTSKQSVVAKLQPQTVIPTKLGMKQPGQTYFASVRLFDDLPVVHGLNGVKEKLLLQLGVRKTVELGVIFDRLINTPVNTLVSSDVKGPVSKKWSHVDLIRYLASVREDIPASDIQRLKGTSICTAENGSGTEGTCHTISELYEPKDALRALGLPIIEWPGIYNRNSKEGKFLTMMGLRSYPPAIELVMLMSAGSTAKDSRASKALSYFLGEYYTNEYAAFEISAVTVPFLPIEGSDSLSVPKKCFTDEGAALFGFKLLRSNLHSHAPRLGVKAHPPMTDCLQVLAKQPPTTQRDARIVFKYLAGRVADLRQQDINHISQVPIIPIPIRDQSEKGAKYRLVAPRLCYLGDGEDYKDIFDFVNFGQEANLFLMAIGSKREPTKIEIARMLVKEPARISAAFQSSEKYLMLLRTLAEVLPVLKKDKDLYAEMRRAKFLLASRDIPPTVSAHGGKEKSNLKEFHDEEDDMDIKEWSLASAKDIVVVDDFQSFNLFKEHILAAPQEEALEDFYAALGAIPLSEIVEEQARIGNIASDQTPAHKLEKLILERTRLFLHDQPADYVLHGSRWLENSFKVHVVTSISLTRSLKGRRVSQTQKKNAIVAQLASGVGMCICTDRYDLYEISQSLVQLLLKRPKLHSTLTLEMLLKTDLLELRARGYNVERILRQKAQEARIAEDKRQKQVEQERRVLQEREAAWAAGQAQRDSQRAEEESAEAQAQQHSMPGVFPESPKNDKSLPEEPPAIPSQRIPVRNMFANLSKRFGLDGGKSGSNSGTEEQSRSLLPGSSTPPPPPYSPNDPQTQQKRPEQPVNANSPHRLNSELLSAVQACRPHGSSDVYSRPETNQIQESKSYCDERPSHDLEFVATLPNSGMNVLFTKAVTERSAFLAKNRVGFNIFASILLDCGTIFSMRPDSLTIFYDPGGKTIAFNRAGSIFCNYFYFQSLQEQELLKSAMPDRADAIVYWWVILCHELAHNLVGDHSSAHSYYTEGFVAQYFPKVAVKLASLQVPAPAPQPGQS